In Aegilops tauschii subsp. strangulata cultivar AL8/78 chromosome 3, Aet v6.0, whole genome shotgun sequence, one genomic interval encodes:
- the LOC141020660 gene encoding uncharacterized protein yields MYAAYQVDECTFKVCTLMGMSDSEPEDPDKGRNYFMKASINKGEYYCECCKYERDDIVCCHILKIMDMQAVTRLPCHFIRRRRTWDADDALGPQTSNAVLAVHDDRPEITMDSVRHAVLTKNYAELIDEACKSDEIARVAEKHGKALKRELDEIKKRKAEEALHRFPRTSSVPSSTGPSSENSEVGSGTASTQTQVRNPPRSITKGRPKEVRYKSGLEIQAKHKKAKKGMSNP; encoded by the coding sequence ATGTACGCAGCTTACCAGGTTGACGAATGTACCTTCAAGGTGTGTACTCTCATGGGCATGTCCGATTCAGAACCTGAAGACCCGGACAAGGGAAGAAACTACTTTATGAAGGCCTCGATAAACAAAGGTGAATACTACTGCGAGTGCTGCAAATACGAACGGGACGACATTGTGTGCTGCCACATACTCAAAATAATGGACATGCAGGCAGTCACGCGATTGCCCTGCCATTTCATACGACGGCGAAGGACTTGGGACGCTGACGATGCGTTGGGGCCACAAACATCAAATGCAGTTTTAGCTGTACATGATGACAGACCAGAGATAACCATGGACTCCGTGAGGCACGCTGTACTGACCAAGAACTATGCTGAACTAATAGATGAAGCATGCAAGAGCGATGAGATAGCAAGGGTGGCTGAAAAGCACGGGAAGGCCCTGAAAAGAGAGCTTGATGAGATCAAGAAGAGGAAGGCTGAAGAAGCATTACACAGGTTCCCTCGCACCTCAAGTGTGCCTTCGTCCACGGGTCCGTCCTCTGAAAACTCAGAGGTAGGGTCTGGAACAGCAAGCACACAAACTCAGGTCAGGAACCCGCCCCGTTCCATCACAAAAGGGCGTCCAAAAGAGGTGAGATACAAATCGGGGTTGGAAATTCAAGCAAAGCACAAGAAAGCAAAGAAAGGGATGAGTAATCCGTAA